The genomic stretch GATCACTTTGGAGTCGGATCAGTACATTCCATACCCACTGGACGATGTCTATTTCGATTTCGTGGTCCTGGGTCCAAATGCTCGCAACCCGCAGACGGCGGATGTGCTGCTGATCGTTGCCCGAAACGAGGTGGTTGACAAACGGCTCGAGCCGCTCTCGGCAGCAGGACTTGCTGCCGCGGTCGTAGACGTCGAAGCGTATGCGCTGGAATCGGCCTTTCCCCTGATTGCGCCGCAGATGCCACCCACGGCGCGCACCGGTGTTACCGCAATGGTGGATGTCGGTGCTTCAACCACGACACTGAACGTCTTGCAGGGTGGTGTCACGCTGTTCACGCGTGAACAGTCCTTCGGTGGCGAGCAGCTGCTGCAGCAAATCCAGGAGCGCTATGGTCTGGCCTATCCCGAGGCCAGCGCGGCCCTGCTGGAAGGCAGTTTCCCCGAAGAATGGCGCAGCACCATCATCGAGCCATTTCTGGACTCCTTGGCCAACCAGGTCGGACGTTTGTTGCAGGTGTTTTTTTCCGCCACCGGGCAGTCTTCATTGGATCACATCGTGCTCAGCGGCGGCTGTGCCGGGTTGGCCGGAGCAGCTGGAATCGTGGGTCGCTATCTCGGGCTGGATACCAGAGTCGGTAATCCGTTTCTGGGGGTGGAGTTTGCGCCGGGCATTGACGCTGCCCGCTTGCGCGAACACGGTCATGCCTGGATGATCGCGGCGGGTCTGGCCATGCGGAGCACGACCGATGTCTCGCGTTAACCTGCTGCCATGGCGGCGCGTGCGCAGGCAGCGCCGGCAGAACGAATTTCTGGCGATGCTCGGGGCCGGAGCGCTTGCCGCTGTCGTAATGGTGGTGGTGTGGCAATTGATCGCGTTGGCGGCGGTTGGCCGGCAGGAAGACAGGAACAACATCTTGCGTGGCGAGATTGCTCTCTTGGACATAAAAATCCGTGAGATTAAGGATCTGCAGGCACAAAAGGCAAAGCTGCAGGCAAGGATGGACGTGATCCAGGAATTGCAGGTCAAGCGCCCGATGTCGGTACGCCTTTTCGATGCCTTGGCGCGCAGCACGCCGGAAGGTGCATTTCTTACCAACTTCGTGCAGCGCGATTCGACCCTCAGCTTGCAGGGTTGGGCCCAGTCGAATGCACGCGTGTCCACCTACATGCATCAACTGGACGACTCCGAGCAGTTCGATCCTTCGACGTTGCTTGTTGCGCGCGCTGGCGAGTACCGCGGCATGCACGCGAGTCAGTTCGAGCTTCGGGTGCCGCAACACGTAGCCAAGGACGAGCCAGCGCAATGACTCTGGATGATCTTCGCAAGTTCGATCTTCGCAGTCTGGACGTGCGTGACATCGATGTGCGGGCGGCCGGGGAATGGCCGCCGGCGGGCAAGATGTTTGCCATCGCGCTGGTGGGTTTGCTGATACTGATTGCCGGCTACTATTTCGTCATCAGCAAAACGCTGGAAGATCTCGAGTCGCGGCGCCAGGCCGAGCAGCAGCTGCGGCAACAGTTTGTCGTCAAGTACCGACAGGCAGTCAATCTGGACGCGTACCGCGAGCAGCTGGTCCAGCTCAAGGAGAGCTTCGAGACCATGCGCCGGCAGTTGCCGGACAGCAACGAGATTGCAAACCTGTTGGTCGAGATTACCCAGGCCGGGCTGGGGCGCGGTCTCGAGTTCAAGCTGTTCCAGCCCGGCGAGGCACGTCCGGTCGGATTCTATGCGGAATTGCCCATCAGCATCGAGGTGACGGGTACCTATCATCAGCTGGCGGAGTTCGCGAGTGATGTCGCCGGTTTCCCGCGGATTGTGACCCTGCATGACCTCAGCTTGACGCCGGTTGGCAAGGATTCGAATTTGTTGGTCATGAAGGGCATGGCCAAGACTTACCAATACCAGGACGAGGACAAACCTTGAGCGGGGGCCGTAGTGCGCTGTTGACTCTGGTCTGCCTGGCGCTGGCCGGTTGCGGCAGAAGTCATGAGGATCTGTATGCCTGGATGGATGAGGTCAGGGCTTCGGAGAAGGTGTCGATTGATCCGTTGCCGGTCCTGAAGCCCTACGAGCAGTTCGTTTACAAGCCGGACGACCTCAAAGACCCTTTCCTGGACACGCTGGAGGAACAGCGGATCGAGAATGTCGCAGACGCAGGCGCCCAGGGGCCTCGTCCCGACCTCGATCGGCGTAAGGAAGCGCTGGAGGCCTATCCCTTGGATGCGCTGCGGATGGTCGGTACGCTCAGTCGGGCAGGCGCGACCTGGGCATTGATTCAGGCGCCGGATCAAACCATCAGCCGGGTCGGGGTTGGGAATTACATTGGCGAGAACTACGGCCGTGTGACGCAGGTCGAGCCCAGCGTGGTGCAGTTGGTCGAGCTCGTTCCAAATGGCACCGGCGGCTGGATGGAGCGTCAGGCATCAGTAGCAATCGTGGAACAGTAACAGTATGACGATGGCCAGGGAGATGAATCAAATGAAACGTCGTCATCGGTCTTTGTTCCGAAAGGCCGTCAGTTGGTCGGCGGTCATGCTGCCGATGCTGCTGCTGAGCACCGGCCTGCACGCGGTGACGCTGACCGGCATCGACCATGCGCCAACCCCGGCCGGGGGGCTGCAGTTGCAAATTCAGGCGGACGGTGAGTTACCGTCGGGCAACACTTTTATGATCAGCGATCCACCGCGCCTGGTTGTCGACCTGCCGGCGGTGGGTTCCTCGCTTGCCCAGCGTACCCGGCAGATCGACTCCGGGGCCGTGCAGAGCGTGACGGTGGTGCCGGCGGAAGGTCGCACGCGGCTGGTCGTGAACCTGAATCAGGCGGTGCGATGGACCACGCGGCCCGCTGGAAACAAGCTCCTGATAATGCTCGAGGCTCCTTCGTCCGCGGGCATGGCGGCGGTTCGCGCCGGGACCGGGGCCGCGGTGTCATCGGGCGCGCCGCGCGTCAGCGGGGTGGATTTTCGCCGCGGCGAGCGCGGTGAAGGCCGCGTCGTCGTCAGTTTGTCGTCGCCGAATGTGCAGGTGGACACCCGCCCGCAGGGTGGGCGTGTGGTCATTGATTTCAAGGGCGTTGGCCTGCCGGCCGAGCTCAGCCGCCGCCTTGACGTGACCGATTTTGCGACGCCGGTGACGCGGGTGGAAACCCGCCAGTACGCCGGGGGCGTGCGGATGGAAGTGGCCACTACCGGGCCGTTCGAGCATCTGGCCTACCAGGCGAACGGACTGTACACGCTCGAAGTCTCTCCGGTGCGTGATGACCCGGCCGCGCTGCGGAATGTGAAGAAGGCCTACGTCGGGGAGCCCATATCGCTCAATTTCCAGACCATCGAGGTGCGCGCGGTGCTGCAGTTGCTGGCCGACTTCACCGGCAAGAATCTGGTCGCTGCCGACACGGTTGCCGGAAACATCACGCTGCGCCTGCAGAACGTTCCCTGGGATCAGGCGCTCGACATCATTCTGACCACCAAGGGCCTGGGCAAGCGCGAGGACGGCAACGTCATGTGGATCGCTCCGGCCGAGGAGATCGCCGCGCGCGAGCAGGCAGAGTATGAAGCGCGCCAGAAGCTGGCAGAGCTTGCCCCGCTGTACACGGAATTCATGCCGGTCAATTTCGCCAAGGCGACGGATGTGGCGGGTTTGCTCAAGAACGCAGACCGCAAGGTCCTGACCGAGCGCGGCAACGTAACCGTCGATGAGCGCACCAATACGCTGATCGTCAACGACACCGAACAGAAATTGGCGGAGATCCGCGAGCTGATGAAGGTGCTGGACGTGCCAGTCCGGCAGGTGTTGATCGAGTCGCGCATCGTCAATGCCAGCACCAACTTCAGCAAGAATCTCGGCGTCCGCTTCGGTGCCAGCGACACCCGCGACATCGCCGGCGGGACAACGGCGGTTTCGGGCACGCTGCAGGGCACCCAGCAACTGATTAATAAGGAGACCTTGACGGCGGGATTCGGCAGTGGTGATCCGAACGGTCGACTGAACGTCAACATGCCCGCCCAGCGCTTGCAGGGCGTACCGTTCAACCCCACATCCATCGGTCTTGCCATCGCCAAGCTACCCTTCGGGCGCTTGCTGGAACTTGAACTGTCGGCGCTGCAGGCCGAGGGTGAAGGGGAAATCATCTCGAATCCGCGTGTGGTTACGTCGAACCAGAAGGAGGCCGTCATTTCGCAGGGCACGGAGTTCCCTTACCAGGAAGCGTCGGCCAGCGGCGCGACCAACACGGAGTTCAAGGAAGCCGTGTTGCAGTTGAAGGTGACGCCGCAGATCACGCCGGACGATCACATCATCATGGATATCGAGGTCAATAAGGACGCTCTCAATACCACGGCCACCAACAACAATGGTGAGCCGGCCATCGACACGCAGAAGGTGCAGTCGCAGGTGCTGGTGAACGATGGCGAGACCATCGTGATCGGCGGCATCTATGAGCAGACCAAGGTAAACAACGTGGTCCGCACGCCGTTTTTTGGCGACCTGCCCTACGTCGGAATGCTGTTTCGCAACCGAAGCGGCAGCAACGAGAAGAAGGAACTGCTGATCTTCGTGACGCCCAAGATCGTGCGCGAGGGATTGGCCACCGCCAGTCCCTAAGGCACCGACTGCATGGCGCGGCGCAGCATTTTTCTTGTAGGCCCGATGGGGGCCGGCAAGACGACGGTCGGGCGTCGGCTGGCGCAGAGTCTTGGGCTGGAGTTCTTCGACAGTGACGAGGAAATCGAGCGTCGCACCGGCACCACGATCCCGATCATCTTCGAGATCGAGGGCGAGGCCGGTTTTCGCAAGCGCGAACATCAGGTGCTCAGCGACCTGACAGCCTTGTCCGGCGTGGTGCTGGCTACCGGTGGCGGCGCGGTGATGCTGCCGGAGAACCGGGAACTGCTGCGCAGCCGTGGTACGGTGGTGTACCTGCGAACTTCGGTCGCCGAGCAGTTGCGCCGCACGCGAAGTTCGACTCATCGCCCGCTGTTGCAGGCCGACGATCCTGAGCAGCGCCTGCGCGATCTGGCCGAGATGCGCGAGCCGCTGTACGAATCCGTGGCGGACATCGTGGTCGAGTCACCGGGCCGCAAGGTGGGCGCCACTGTCAAGGACGTTCTGGATCGTTTGGCGGATGCGCACTTTACGACTCGACCTGGCTGATCGCAGCTACCCCATTCACATCGGCTCCGGCCTGCTGGACGACGCGGCGCTGTACCGCCCGCATATCCTGGGTCGGCGGGTGGTGGTGGTCAGCGACAGTCAGGTGGCGGGGCTGTATGGGACGCGGGTGTGTGCGGCGCTGGCCGATTACCGGCCGCTGTTGCTCCAGTTCCCGCCGGGGGAGGGTTCCAAGACCCTGGAAACCTACGCCGCGCTCGCCGACCAGCTGATCGAAGGCCGTTTCGACCGGCGCGTGGCCTTGGTGGCGCTCGGTGGCGGCGTAGTCGGCGACATGACGGGCTTTCTGGCAGCCACCTACCAGCGTGGCGTCGACTTCATCCAGATACCCACCACACTGCTCGCGCAGGTGGACTCCTCGGTCGGCGGCAAGACCGGGGTCAACCGGCCGGGCGGCAAGAATCTGCTCGGTGCCTTCCATCAGCCGCGCTGCGTGCTGGCGGACACCGGCACGTTGAGCAGTTTGCCCCGACGTGAAGTGGCGGCCGGGCTTGCCGAGGTCATCAAGTACGGATTGATTGCGGACGCGCCGTTCCTGTCCTGGATCGAGCGGGAACTGGACACGCTGTTCGAGGGCGACGACGTTGCGCTGCAGCATGCCATCTACCGGTCCTGCCAGATCAAGGCCGCGATCGTCGCCGCCGACGAGCGCGAGTCCGGCCAGCGGGCGCTTTTGAACCTGGGCCACACCTTCGGGCATGCGGTGGAGGCGGCAACCGGGTATGGCGCCTGGTTGCACGGCGAGGCGGTGGGCCTGGGAATGCTGATGGCGGCCGATCTGTCGCATCGCTTGGGGCGCCTGCCTGCCGAGGCGGTTGCGCGCGTAGCAGCATTACTTGAACGTGCCGAATTGCCGACGCAACTGCCGCCCGACATAGCCACCGATACGCTGCTTGGCTACATGGCGGGCGACAAAAAAGTGCAGGACGGGCAACTGCGGCTGGTGGCGCTGGATGCGATTGGTCAGGGCGTGATCGTCAGCGGCGTCGAGACAGAGGTTCTGGCGGCCGTAATCGACGCCGCACGGGCGTCCAGGGCCGCCTGATGGCGCTGGCCCCGTACGCGGCGAGCGACCACAACAGCCGCGGCCGGCGTCATGCCGAGCCGGCACCCGCTGATCGCACCGAGCATCAGCGCGACCGCGACCGGATCATCCACTGCAGTGCATTTCGGCGTCTCGAATACAAG from Immundisolibacter sp. encodes the following:
- the pilM gene encoding type IV pilus assembly protein PilM — encoded protein: MIHNIFKQRIPPLLGLDISTSAVRLLALDSTSRGFRVESCAQVRLPHGAVAEGSVADAEAVARAVGEALTRAGSKRRRVALAVSGSQIISRQIAMPVDFSDADIEQQITLESDQYIPYPLDDVYFDFVVLGPNARNPQTADVLLIVARNEVVDKRLEPLSAAGLAAAVVDVEAYALESAFPLIAPQMPPTARTGVTAMVDVGASTTTLNVLQGGVTLFTREQSFGGEQLLQQIQERYGLAYPEASAALLEGSFPEEWRSTIIEPFLDSLANQVGRLLQVFFSATGQSSLDHIVLSGGCAGLAGAAGIVGRYLGLDTRVGNPFLGVEFAPGIDAARLREHGHAWMIAAGLAMRSTTDVSR
- a CDS encoding PilN domain-containing protein, with amino-acid sequence MSRVNLLPWRRVRRQRRQNEFLAMLGAGALAAVVMVVVWQLIALAAVGRQEDRNNILRGEIALLDIKIREIKDLQAQKAKLQARMDVIQELQVKRPMSVRLFDALARSTPEGAFLTNFVQRDSTLSLQGWAQSNARVSTYMHQLDDSEQFDPSTLLVARAGEYRGMHASQFELRVPQHVAKDEPAQ
- the pilO gene encoding type 4a pilus biogenesis protein PilO, giving the protein MTLDDLRKFDLRSLDVRDIDVRAAGEWPPAGKMFAIALVGLLILIAGYYFVISKTLEDLESRRQAEQQLRQQFVVKYRQAVNLDAYREQLVQLKESFETMRRQLPDSNEIANLLVEITQAGLGRGLEFKLFQPGEARPVGFYAELPISIEVTGTYHQLAEFASDVAGFPRIVTLHDLSLTPVGKDSNLLVMKGMAKTYQYQDEDKP
- a CDS encoding pilus assembly protein PilP encodes the protein MSGGRSALLTLVCLALAGCGRSHEDLYAWMDEVRASEKVSIDPLPVLKPYEQFVYKPDDLKDPFLDTLEEQRIENVADAGAQGPRPDLDRRKEALEAYPLDALRMVGTLSRAGATWALIQAPDQTISRVGVGNYIGENYGRVTQVEPSVVQLVELVPNGTGGWMERQASVAIVEQ
- a CDS encoding type IV pilus secretin PilQ; the protein is MKRRHRSLFRKAVSWSAVMLPMLLLSTGLHAVTLTGIDHAPTPAGGLQLQIQADGELPSGNTFMISDPPRLVVDLPAVGSSLAQRTRQIDSGAVQSVTVVPAEGRTRLVVNLNQAVRWTTRPAGNKLLIMLEAPSSAGMAAVRAGTGAAVSSGAPRVSGVDFRRGERGEGRVVVSLSSPNVQVDTRPQGGRVVIDFKGVGLPAELSRRLDVTDFATPVTRVETRQYAGGVRMEVATTGPFEHLAYQANGLYTLEVSPVRDDPAALRNVKKAYVGEPISLNFQTIEVRAVLQLLADFTGKNLVAADTVAGNITLRLQNVPWDQALDIILTTKGLGKREDGNVMWIAPAEEIAAREQAEYEARQKLAELAPLYTEFMPVNFAKATDVAGLLKNADRKVLTERGNVTVDERTNTLIVNDTEQKLAEIRELMKVLDVPVRQVLIESRIVNASTNFSKNLGVRFGASDTRDIAGGTTAVSGTLQGTQQLINKETLTAGFGSGDPNGRLNVNMPAQRLQGVPFNPTSIGLAIAKLPFGRLLELELSALQAEGEGEIISNPRVVTSNQKEAVISQGTEFPYQEASASGATNTEFKEAVLQLKVTPQITPDDHIIMDIEVNKDALNTTATNNNGEPAIDTQKVQSQVLVNDGETIVIGGIYEQTKVNNVVRTPFFGDLPYVGMLFRNRSGSNEKKELLIFVTPKIVREGLATASP
- the aroK gene encoding shikimate kinase AroK, giving the protein MARRSIFLVGPMGAGKTTVGRRLAQSLGLEFFDSDEEIERRTGTTIPIIFEIEGEAGFRKREHQVLSDLTALSGVVLATGGGAVMLPENRELLRSRGTVVYLRTSVAEQLRRTRSSTHRPLLQADDPEQRLRDLAEMREPLYESVADIVVESPGRKVGATVKDVLDRLADAHFTTRPG
- the aroB gene encoding 3-dehydroquinate synthase, whose protein sequence is MRTLRLDLADRSYPIHIGSGLLDDAALYRPHILGRRVVVVSDSQVAGLYGTRVCAALADYRPLLLQFPPGEGSKTLETYAALADQLIEGRFDRRVALVALGGGVVGDMTGFLAATYQRGVDFIQIPTTLLAQVDSSVGGKTGVNRPGGKNLLGAFHQPRCVLADTGTLSSLPRREVAAGLAEVIKYGLIADAPFLSWIERELDTLFEGDDVALQHAIYRSCQIKAAIVAADERESGQRALLNLGHTFGHAVEAATGYGAWLHGEAVGLGMLMAADLSHRLGRLPAEAVARVAALLERAELPTQLPPDIATDTLLGYMAGDKKVQDGQLRLVALDAIGQGVIVSGVETEVLAAVIDAARASRAA